CCGGATCAAGGCTGCTGCTCCTAATGCCCGGGTGTCTTTTGTGAGTTATCCGGCAATGGTTGGTCCGCATGGTGAGACGTGCCCGTTCCATATTAATAATGCGCCGGCTCCGGTGATTCCGGTGGGTGCGGTTCGTTCAGCTTTGAATGCGGCTCATGATTGGCAGCGGCAGTCTGCTGCTGCTACTGGTTCGGATTGGATCAATATTGAGCCGGAAACGAAGGGGCATGATATGTGCGCGCCGCAGAATCAGCGGTGGGTTGCGGGGATTCTTGATAATTCAACTGAGCCGTACAACATTACAACACATCTAACGCATCGGGGTAATGATGAAGTTGCCCGGATTTTGAGCCGACACCTGTAATAGGAAACACCAGCCTTGTGCTGGTGTTTTTTGCTTATCGACGCCCTGCTGCCGCGCGTTTTGCTTGAAGCGCTGGCGGATCGTCGGAGGTGATGAATGCCCCTGCGATCATTCCCCCAATAGCGCCGAATAGGTGTGCTTGCCAGCTAACTCCCGGTTCACCAGGCAATACGCCCCATACCAGTCCGGAGTAGGCAAAAGCGAGGATTATCCCCAATAGGACTTGGTTGAGGCTGCGGTTGAAAATGCCTCGGACGATCAGATAGGCCAACCAGCCGTAAATGAGTCCCGATGCTCCAATGTGGGTTGTTCCGATGCCGCCGGTTAGCCACACTCCGACCCCGCCAACGACCATCGTGATCAGCGTAACTTCCCAATAGACGCGGGCGCCGGACCATCCGATGAGAAAAGAAAATACTGCGCCTGGGACGGTGTTGGCTATGAGGTGGTTGAAGCTGCCATGAACTAGTGGAGATGTCGCGATGTGCCAGAGGGTTGCCGGGTCTAGTGGCCGGATTCCAAAGTAGGCGAGGTTATTGGTGAATACGGACACGTTGATGATGTGGATCACCCAGATGATGATGGTGTATCCAATTGCGAAGCTCAACGCGGTTGTGATGCCGCCGCGGGTTGGTTGTGTCATGGGTGGACTTTCGTTGTGTCGTCGAAAAGCTCGTTTAGGGTGGTGAGCCCATAGCCGGGTTCTGCGTTCATTACTGCCGCGATGATGGCTTCTGATACGACCGTAGCTGCGGCGTGGGACAAGTGCCGCATGGTGTCTGTATCAACGTTTGCCGGTTCCTGAGCAGTAGTGAGGGCAAAAAGGGTGTCGCCGTCGAGTGGACTGTGGGCAGGTCGTATCGCCCAGGCTATCCCGTCGTGGCCCGCGATGGCGAGTCGTTTCGCTTGGGATTTGGTGATTGGTGCGTTGGTGGCTATCACGCCAATTGTCGTGTTCAGCTGCCCGGTATGGGATGCTAATGCGCGGTATTTCGCCAGGTTGATCCGAATATCTGGCCGCGCCCAGAGCGCACCAGTTTCTACGTCAACAATCTCGCCAACCGGGTTAGCAACGATCGCTGCGGCAACCACCCAGTCCCCGACGTGAGTCGACGCTTGCCCGAATCCGCCACGCAGTTTCCCGGCGGTTGCTCCGCAGCCTGCCCCAATGTTGCCATTGCTTTTCGACGGCTCCCTGGTCAGCGCCGCCTGCGCAGCCTGGTATCCATCCGTGGCCGTGGGCCGATTATCTGCATCTCCGACCAATAGGTCGAAGATGACTGCGGCGGGCACAATGGGGACTATCGGACCGGTCACGGATTCCCCCAATACCGGGAAGCCAATCCCGGATTTCTCCAATAGGGTCATGACGCCGTCAGCGGCCGCCAACCCGTAGGCGGATCCGCCGGATAATGTGATGGCATGAATGTGCTGTACCGTGTTATGCGGTTCTAGGAGGTCTGTCTCCCGGGTGCCTGGTCCGCCTCCTCGAACGTCAACTGCACAAATTGCTGGGGTTTCTGGCAGTATGACGGTACAGCCGGTATCTCCTAGGCTGCGGTGCCCAACTCGGATGCCGGGGACGTCGTCAAGCGTTCCACTCACGAGGGATGTTCTCCTGTCATTGCGCTCAACAGCGATTCTTGGTTATAGGCCAACCATTCCACTAAATTATCTCGGTCTTCCGCATGTTCTGTATCGGGCACATCGCTGGCTGCGAGGAAGAGCCGCATATCATTGAGTGCGATCAGCCAGGCGCGGGCTTCTTCTTCTGTGATGGTCACTGATATTGACCCGTCTGGGCCCACCGCCTCGCCCAGGATTGCGAGATTGCTCAGTTTTTCCTTGGTTATATCCGATTCGTGGAGGGATCTGAGCAATGAATTGTCGCCGTCGTATTCTTCGTCGCCGTCGCGTTCAAAATTAGGCAATAGCCGTAAAAGCGCTGGATCGGTCGGGGCGTCTTTGTGGCCGGAGGGCATTCCTGCTAATTCGGCTAGTTCGTCCCTTGGTGCGGATTGAGCCCGGTGCATAAGAGCATCGGCGACGGTGGCTGCAATATTGCCCAATACTTCTCTTTCGATCGGCTCGAATACGCAGTGGTATTTGGGCTGGCTAAAAATCCCTTTTTTGCGTTTCCATGATTTCATGTTTTCTAACCCGCCTGTTGCATGGTGGCCCACAGTCCGTGGGTGTGGAGCTTTTTCACGTCTGCTTCTACTTTGTCTTTTTCGCCGGAGGAGACAACTGCTTTTCCTTCGGTGTGGACTTGCATCATTAATTCCATGGCTCGTTTCTTGTCGTAGCCTAGAACCGTTTGGAAAACATAGGTGACGTAGCTCATGAGGTTTACTGGGTCATCCCACACGATGCATAACCAAGGTAGGTTTTCGCTGGTTGCCACGTCGACGACAATGTCCTCATCGAGTTCCGGCGAGGCCATTGGGGAAGACAGCGTGACTGTGTGGTTTGTGTTCATGGCTAATACAATAGTCAACCTCTTAAAGCCTGTGCACTGTAAGGGATAGTCAAAGTGTATTTCTTATGAGAAATTTCTTGGTAGAATGAGCTTCCGAAATGCAGGTGGAAGGTGTTAGGTGATGAATCAGATTGTTAATTGGTTGGTGCAGTGGATTCCTGGAGTGAACCAACCTGAGCGATATCGACACATCCAAAATTTGCTATCTGTGATTTTGGCGGCACTCACATTCGCGGGTGCAGCAGTAAATTCCTACAATTCCCTCACTGATGCTGGCAGTTCGGATAATAAGGCTGATCAGCCGAAGTTGTCGGAATTGGTTCAGCCGCTGGATACATCCCGGTTATGGGAGGACACCAATATCCGTAATGATTTGACCAATATTTTGAATCAATCTCGGATTGAAGCTGGCCGGAGCATCGTTGAGCCCAATTATGACTTGAGCATGAGTGCCCAGCGGTGGGCGGAACGTAACGCCATGACCGACAGTTTCAAGCCAACTCCGGACAACGTGGTTATGGTTCAGTCCTCATTGCCTTCTGCCGATGCAAAAGCGGCCCGGTTCTTAGGCGGTTGGTTCAACGATCCGCAAAGCCAGGAAGCGCTGGGGAAATCCGACTTACGCCATATTGGTGTCGGAGTTGCTAGTGCCAATGGCAAAACTTTTGCGGTGATTCAACTTAGCTAATCACAGGCTCGCCCATTAAGCTGGGGTGCTGTGAATCCTATGCAATCTACTGCCCTGTTAACAGACATGTATGAGTTGACCATGTTACAGTCAGCTCTTGCCGATAACACCGCGCACCGGATGTGTACCTTCGAGGTATTTGCCCGCCGACTGCCTAACGAGCGTCGTTATGGTGTTGTGGCGGGAACCGCCCGAGTGTTATCTGCCATTAAGGAATTCCGGTTCACCGAGGAACAAATTCAATCGCTGGATTTCCTTAACGACGAAACCCGTGACTACCTGCGTTCCTATTCCTTTTCCGGCCAAATTGATGGTTACCGTGAGGGGGAACTGTATTTCCCCCACTCCCCAATCTTGACGGTACGTGGGACTTTCGCTGAGTGCGTGATTTTGGAGACGGTTATCTTATCCATCCTCAATGCGGATTCAGCGATAGCCTCCGCCGCTGCTCGTATGGTCACCGCGGCGGATGGTCGCCCAATCATCGAAATGGGGTCACGGCGTACCCATGAGCTGGCCGCTGTCACAGCCTCTAGGGCTGCTTATCTGGCGGGTTTTGTTGCCACCTCGAATCTGGAAGCAGTTCACCGCTATGGCATTCCCGGCTCTGGTACCGCAGCGCACGCCTGGACATTGCTGCATATTAATGATGATGGTTCTCCTAATGAGGCCGCAGCCTTCCAATCCCAGGTGGATTCCCATGGGGTTGGGACCACCTTACTAGTCGATACCTATGATATAACCCAAGGGGTGAAAACGGCCATTGAGGTGGCTGGCACTGAATTGGGTGCGGTTCGAATCGATTCCGGCGATCTGGGGGTATTAACCCGTCAGGTGCGTCAGCAGCTGGATGATCTAGGCGCGCACAACACCAAGATCATCGTGTCCTCTGATTTGGACGAATATGCGATTGCCGGCCTGCGTGGCGACCCCGTCGATGGCTTCGGTGTGGGTACTTCAGTTGTGACTGGTTCCGGTGCACCTACCGCATCCATGGTGTACAAGTTGGTGGAGGTCGACGGACACCCCGTCGCAAAGCGATCGCGCAATAAGCAGTCGGCAGGCGGGACGAAGCGAGCCATCCGCACCCACCGGGATACTGGCACCGCGGTGGAAGAGATCGTATTCCCCTTTGACGCTGATATGCCGGATATCGGCCATTTGAATGCTACCGAGCTTACGATTCCGCTCATGCGGGATGGCGAAATTGTTCCCGGCCTGGCTACGTTGAGCCAGTCGCGTGATTACTTGGCCAAACAACTGATCACACTGCCGTGGGAAGGCTTGGCTCTAAGTAAGGATGAGCCCGTAATTAATACTCGTTACGTTGGGTTTTCGCGTTAGTACATGAGCACGGAACTAGCCTGCACCACCGAGGAAGTACTAACCGCTGCAGTTGACAGTATCGGCGGCGCCACCCGAGACGGCCAGGTGGCGATGGCTCAAGCAGTCACCCGCGCACTGGAAACTCAGCGGCATTTGGCGGTGCAGGCAGGAACCGGAACCGGAAAATCGTTAGCGTATTTGGTACCAGCCATCCGCTACGCGCAGTTAACAGATTCCACCGTGATTGTTTCCACCGCCACCATTGCGCTGCAACGTCAATTGGTTGAACGGGATCTCCCCCGCTTGGCGGACGCATTGGAGCCAATTCTTGAAAACCGTCCTACCTTCGCCATCATGAAGGGGCGGCATAATTATTTGTGTCAGAATAAGGTCGCACATGCCGAAAGCCTCGCAAACGAGGAAGATGCGCTTTTAGACGAATCCGAGATCAGTTGGTTAGGGGCGCAAATAGCCCGCCTGTATGACTGGGCGAATGAAACCGAAACCGGTGACCGTGACTCACTGGAACCAGGCGTATCCGATTTGGCATGGCGGCAAGTATCCGTTAGCTCCAAAGAGTGTATTGGGGCAAGTCGGTGCCCGCACGGCGATACATGTTTTGCGGAATTGGCCCGGCGTCAAGCCAAAGACGTCGATATTGTCGTGACCAATCATGCCATGTTGGCCATTGATGCCATGTTAGATATCAACGTTTTGCCGGAGCACGACGTGGTCATTATCGACGAGGCTCATGAATTAGATGGCCGGATCACGTCAGTTTCCACAATGGAGATTTCCACCACCGCTTTGACATTGACCGCACGGCGCGCTGGGAAACTGGGCGCTGAGGGAAGGGATGAGAAGCTCAAAGAGGTGGCCACACAGTGGGAGCAATCCATGTTGGGGGTTGAGCCAGGTCGGTTAGTGGCGTTACCTGAGCAGCTGGGGCCTACGTTGACCGCACTGCGGGATTGTTTATGGCAGTTGAAACAAACCATTGGGCAAGCCCCAGCAGGTGAGGCCGCGCACCAACCGGAACAACACGCGGAGCGGTTAAGCCTGGCCAATCATATCGAAGATCAGCACGATTGCGTGGTGCGGATCTTGGAGGTTTTCGCCCAGCCAGACGAGTCCCAGCATTCAGATGTGGTGTGGGCAGTTGTTGATGAGCGCAGGGGCACGATGCTCAAGGTTGCCCCGCTGTCGGTGGCGGGATTGCTGCACGACCGGTTGTTCGGTTCCAACACGGTGGTACTTACCTCTGCGACGTTAACTATTGGTGGGAATTTTGCAGCGATGGCCGCGAGCTGGGGGTTGCCGAAGGGAAGTTGGGATCATTTAGATGCGGGCACCCCGTTTGATCCGGCGAAGTCAGGGATTTTATATACGCCCCGCCACATTCCGGAGCCAGGCCGAGACGGATTGCCGCAGGAAATGGTGGACGAGATTTATGATCTCATCATGGCTGCGGGGGGCCGCACGCTGGGGTTGTTTTCCTCACGCCGGGCTGCAATGCAGGCCACGGAATTATTGCGGCCACGGTTACCTTTCGATATTTTGTGCCAGGGCGACGATACCACTGGCGCACTGGTGGATCGGTTTGCTAAACAAGAAAACACGTGTTTATTTGGTACGTTGACGTTGTGGCAGGGGGTGGACGTACCAGGTAAAAGTTGCTCGTTGGTGTTTATGGATCGAATTCCATTTCCCCGCCCTGATGATCCGTTATTGCAGGCACGTAAGGAGGCCGCTGATGCGGCTGGCCGAAATGGTTTTATGGAAGTTGCTGCGACCCATGCCGCGCTGCTGATGGCCCAGGGGGCGGGTAGACTGCTCCGGCACGTAACGGACCGGGGCGTTGTTGCGGTGTTGGATAAGCGCATCGTGGAGAAGCGTTACGGTGGGTTTTTACTAAATTCAATGCCGCGATTTTGGCGAACTACGGATAAGGCTGTGGTTACCGCCGCATTGGGTAGATTGGTGACTGGCTAGTGGATTTCCCCAATGTATCGTTAACCCGGTTGCTTTTCGACGCCGCCCCGCCGGAGCGCACCGCTATCGTTTCCGCGTCGGGCACGCGAAGCTACCGGGAGCTTTTCCAGGATATTCGGCAATTGGCTGCCCGGTTGGATATTTCTCCCGGCGCGGTGGTGGGGGTTCAGTTACCCAATGGGGTGGATTTCGTGATTGCGTTTCACGCAGTGCTGTCTGTCGGCGGGGTGGTCACGCCTGTCCCGATGTCCGCCACTGAGACGGATGTGGCGTATCAGGTGAAGAAAACTGGGGCGGTTATGGTTATCACCGCTTCTGAATTGACCCGGCTGCGTGCCCGCCCCCCTATTGTTCAAATGTCGGTGACATTTGAACAAGCGACGGATCTTGCGTGTTTGCCGATGAGTTCGGGAACAACCGGGTTGCCGAAAGCAGTGATGTTAACGCACCGCAATTTGGTTGCTAATACCATGCAGTTTGCCCAGGTGGTGCCGGTTTCTCCCGGCGAGCGGTGTTTGTCTGTTTTACCGTTTAGTCATATCTATGGTCTCACGGCGCTTTTACATACTCCGTTGTATTTAGGGGCCACGGTGATTGCTCAGCCTTTTACCGCCGAGTCGTTTATCCAGGCACATGAGCAGCACGATATTAATGTGACGTTTATTGCGCCGCCGCTTGCCACGTTGTTAGCGCGGCATCCATTGGTGGACACAACCGATTTCTCTTCGCTGCACACAATAATAAACGGCGCGGCGGCATTGCCGACTGCCACGGGGGCGATCGTCGAAAAGCGAGCCGGGGCGCGCGTGATTCAGGGGTACGGTATGACGGAAGCGGCACCAGTTACACACTTAGCGCAGCACGGTGACACGCCCATGTCGTCAATCGGGAGTGTTTTACCTGCGACGGAAGCTAAGGTAGTTGATCCCGACACCGGAATGGAATCCGGGCGTGGCGAATTATGGGTACGTGGGCCGCAGGTCATGGCTGGATATCTATCTGATGTTGCTGCCACCACGGCCACGCTTGTCGACGGCGGCTGGTTGCGCACTGGCGATATTGTTATCCGTGACGGCGAAGACTTTTTTGTGGTGGATCGGTTAAAGGACATCATTAAATCACACGGAATACAAGTGTCCCCGCAAAAGCTGGAGAATATCATCGTCACAATACCAGGTGTGGTGGATTGCGCAGTTGTACGGGGTTTTGGTGCCGATGGAGAGGAACAACCAGTGGCGGTGATCGTGGGTGATGTCGCAGAGGCCACGGTCATGGACGCCGTGGCGGCCCAAGTCACTCCCGCTGAACGGATTAGGCAGGTTCGGTTCACCGATAGCATTCCGCGTTCGGCTTCGGGGAAAATCCTCCGGCGGCTACTGCAAGATGGTTAGGAGACCAACACAACAGCGGCTAATGCGGCACTGGCGAACATTTCCCCAATACCTATTTGTTTCGGTCGCCACTTTCGATTCATTGTAGGAATCCACCAGGCACGCAGCCCATAGGCTAGGAACAGCGGTAGTGCCCACCAGCTAACCAGCTGGTTCCAGGCAAGCTTGGCGACGATAAAAACCGCCACCGCATGGAAGCCTACTGATCCTTGTAACCAGGCGGGATCTTGTCGGTTCCGAATCAATGTCTTCACATAGGGAATTGTTCCGCAAAAATACAGAGCAACCAGGAGGGTTCGCGCCCACACCGACCATGGATCTGCGCCTGCGGCAGCAACGGTTACTGGCAACATCAATGCGCTGGCAAGAACCGTTGCTAGGCCAGAGATCAGTGATCGGGGTCGATGTTTGATTGCTTCCCATGCTGCCACCACCACGAGAGGAGCAAACAGTATCCCAAACCACATCAGTTGCGGGTTTAGCCAGACGGTTATTAGGACAGCGACGGCCGAGATGCTGGCGTAGGTGATAAGCGCTGGCAGGTATTGGGCTTTTCTGTTGGGGCGTGCTTTTATCCATAAAGATGCCGCGAAAAAGCAAAAATAGCCCACTAACCAAGCGATAAGCAGGGGCAGGTGAATAAGATGCGGTCGTGCGATAATGACACCTAAGGTAAATGGCAGGAATACCATAACCCATGCGCCGTGTTGATCCGGTATCCATGCCCGATTACGCACTATCTTTCCCATCATCTTTTAAGTTGATATTTTCCAGCACTAAAGTATAGCCCGCGGGGCGGCAAGAGCTGTTGCGCTTCCGGCAGCTACCTCCGTGAAACCTGCATCACGGACAACCACTACGTCGGTGCTTTCAAGAAGCTGACCAAAAACCTGCGAGTCAACTTTTTCCACTGCTAGCGGAAAGTCAGCACGCGCCCACTCCTGTACCCAATCCAACGACATGTTGGCGGCTAATAGCATCGATGCATGTCCAGCCTGGGCGGCCAGTTTGCCCGTAGACATGTCCAGACCAGCATCGAGATAAATATGCGGGCAGTCAGATGGCCGCTTGTCGACGTTGCCATCATCGACGTTGGTTCCGCCAATCTGAAGCTTTGCTACCACCGGATCTACCCGATGCACGGCGCTCGGCACAATTGCCCGTGCCTGCGCACCGTCATAGCTGGCGGTAATTCCGGGAACCAGCTGTACTCGCTCCCACGCGGCGTTACGTGCCCGGCGAGTGACTTTGCGAATCCTATGCTGATACCACGCATCAATTGCTGCGGCGAAAGAACCATCGCCTTGCTCGAATCCAACGCCGGCCCGGTCATCCAGACACAACCGCACTGTCGCTTCAGCGGCTGCCGCCACCAACGCCAACTGCGGCGGTGGATCAAGCTTCGGAATGTTCACCACAATCTGCATGGCATGAATGGTTTCTGGGTCGCTGGGGTCCTCGCCGTGCTTGTCCCAGTCCCGATTCGTTACGGCCTGTTGAAGGCGTCGAAAAGCAGTATCGAAAAACTCCGATTGTGGATCTAACACCTAAGGCTCCAACGGGACTCGATGGACAGTACCAGCTTGTTCATCAGCGGCATCAACCTCAGCTCGGGTAATGCCCAGCATGTGTAAAACTTCATCCAAGAACGGGGAATTCACCGATGTATCAGCAACTTCCCGTAAGGCTGGTTTAGCGTTAAAAGCGATCCCCAAGCCAGCAGCAGAAATCATGTCAATATCATTAGCCCCATCCCCCACAGCAACGGTTTGGTGCATCTCCAACCCAGAATCGGCGGCAAATTCCGCCAGAAATTCTGCCTTGGCGGCACGATCCACAACCTTGCCAATAACGTTTCCAGTGAGTTTGCCGTCTATTATCTCCAGGGTATTCGCACGAACATAATCTAGGTCTAATTCCTTGGCCAGATCGGCTAATACCTGAATGAAACCGCCGGAAACAACAGCTGTTTTATAGCCCAAGCGCTTCAATGTTCGGATTGTTGTACGCGCGCCAGGTGTTAAAACAATATCGGCCGCAACCTTATCGATAACTGATGCGTCTAACCCTGCGAGAGTTTTCACTCGTTCCCGCAAGGATTCCTCAAAGTCCAGTTCCCCGCGCATGGCACGTTCTGTCACCTCGGCGACTTCTTTCTCACGCCCCGCATGAGCCGCGAGCATTTCGATCACTTCTCCGGTGATTAGCGTCGAGTCACAATCGAAACAGATCAACCGTTTGGACCTACGCTGCAAACCAGCCCGTTCGATTGCAATGTCGACCCCCAGTTCCGGAGTAAGCTGAGCCAATGCCTTACGAATCGGAATCCCGCCACCTGGTTTGGGATTAGGAATAGTTACCTTCAGTTCAAGCCCCGTCACCGGGTAGTCAGCAATACCACGGATGGTGTCGATATTGGCACCGTAATCCGCAAGAGTCTGGCCAATTCGGGAAATATCCTTAGCTTCCACCGGATTACCAAGAATCACAATCTCGTGAGTGGAGCGAGGCCGGGACGACTGGGCCTCGGCTTGCAATTCCACGGACACCGTCTGCCCATACCCTTTCAGTGTTTCCCGTAGCCCTTCGTCGACCTTGTCCACTTTCGCCGCAGCGATACCGACGAAAGCCGCCAACGATAAATAGCCACGAAACTGAGACTGTTCAACGTCGAGTACCTGGACACCGTTTGCCGCCAACACCCGGAAAAAAGCGGCGGTCACCCCCGGGCGATCATTGCCCGAAATAGTCACCACTGCGGGAATTAACCCATGTTGTAGCGCAACTGTTAACTGAGTGGAATTTGCATCAGACACGTTGTTGTATTCTTCCATGAAACTCCAGACGGAGAAATTCCGGCCCGCCTACTGCCCTAAACAAGGGGACAACAAAAAGGGTTAACGGTGACAAACAATGTCCCGTTAACCCTTTATGTAAAAGTCAGTGAGGTAAAGCAGACTTTACTTCTTGTTCACCGGCTCGTGGTGGTGCCCAACGTGAGCTTCACGACGCATCCGCTCCACCATGTGTGGATAATGCAGTTCGAATGCAGGACGCTCCGAACGGATACGCGGCATGGACACGAAGTTATGGCGAGGCGGTGGGCAAGAGGTAGCCCATTCTAAGGAGTTACCGTAACCCCACGGGTCATCCACGGTGACGATCTCGCCGTAACGCCAGGACTTAATGACATTCCAAATAAACGGAATGACCGACATACCCAGCAAGAAGGAGAATACGGTAGAAATCTGGTTAAGCGTAGTGAACCCATCGGAGTCGAGATAGTCAGCGTACCGACGAGGCATACCCATGTTACCGACCCAGTGCTGGATCAGGAAGGTGCCGTGGAAACCTACGAAGGTGAGCCAGAAGTGCACCTTACCCAAACGCTCATCAAGCATGCGGCCAGTCATCTTCGGGAACCAGAAGTACACGCCAGCAACAGCGGCGAATACCACAGTACCGAACAGGGTGTAGTGGAAGTGAGCGATCAAGAAGTAAGACTCAGCCAAGTGGAAATCCAACGGTGGCGACGCGAGCATAATGCCGGTCAAACCACCGAAGAGGAAGGTAACCAAGAAGCCCACTGCCCAAATCATTGGGGTCTCCCAGGAAATGTGACCCTTCCACATGGTGCCCAGCCAGTTGAAGAACTTCACACCGGTTGGAACCGAAATCAGGAAGGTCATGAAGGAGAAGAACGGCAGCAAGATTGCGCCAGTCACGAACATGTGGTGCGCCCACACAGCCATCGACAGCGAACCAATGGACAACGTAGCGAATACCAGGCCGATGTAACCAAACATTGGCTTACGGCTGAACACTGGGATGATCTCAGAAACGATGCCGAAGAATGGCAGCGCGAGAACATAAACCTCGGGATGCCCGAAGAACCAGAACAAGTGCTGCCACAAGATAGCACCACCGTTACCTGGATCGTAGATGTGCCCACCCAGCTTGCGGTCATACAAAACGCCCAATGCTGCAGCGAGCAGCAGCGGGAAGATCATGAGCACGATGACTGAGGCAACGAAGATGTTCCAACAGAAAATTGGCATACGGAACAAGGTCATGCCTGGAGCACGCATGGTCAGTAGCGTGGTGATCATGTTGATTGCGGA
The nucleotide sequence above comes from Corynebacterium mustelae. Encoded proteins:
- a CDS encoding rhomboid family intramembrane serine protease is translated as MTQPTRGGITTALSFAIGYTIIIWVIHIINVSVFTNNLAYFGIRPLDPATLWHIATSPLVHGSFNHLIANTVPGAVFSFLIGWSGARVYWEVTLITMVVGGVGVWLTGGIGTTHIGASGLIYGWLAYLIVRGIFNRSLNQVLLGIILAFAYSGLVWGVLPGEPGVSWQAHLFGAIGGMIAGAFITSDDPPALQAKRAAAGRR
- a CDS encoding P1 family peptidase yields the protein MSGTLDDVPGIRVGHRSLGDTGCTVILPETPAICAVDVRGGGPGTRETDLLEPHNTVQHIHAITLSGGSAYGLAAADGVMTLLEKSGIGFPVLGESVTGPIVPIVPAAVIFDLLVGDADNRPTATDGYQAAQAALTREPSKSNGNIGAGCGATAGKLRGGFGQASTHVGDWVVAAAIVANPVGEIVDVETGALWARPDIRINLAKYRALASHTGQLNTTIGVIATNAPITKSQAKRLAIAGHDGIAWAIRPAHSPLDGDTLFALTTAQEPANVDTDTMRHLSHAAATVVSEAIIAAVMNAEPGYGLTTLNELFDDTTKVHP
- a CDS encoding DUF2017 domain-containing protein, whose product is MKSWKRKKGIFSQPKYHCVFEPIEREVLGNIAATVADALMHRAQSAPRDELAELAGMPSGHKDAPTDPALLRLLPNFERDGDEEYDGDNSLLRSLHESDITKEKLSNLAILGEAVGPDGSISVTITEEEARAWLIALNDMRLFLAASDVPDTEHAEDRDNLVEWLAYNQESLLSAMTGEHPS
- the clpS gene encoding ATP-dependent Clp protease adapter ClpS, whose protein sequence is MNTNHTVTLSSPMASPELDEDIVVDVATSENLPWLCIVWDDPVNLMSYVTYVFQTVLGYDKKRAMELMMQVHTEGKAVVSSGEKDKVEADVKKLHTHGLWATMQQAG
- a CDS encoding CAP domain-containing protein, with product MNQIVNWLVQWIPGVNQPERYRHIQNLLSVILAALTFAGAAVNSYNSLTDAGSSDNKADQPKLSELVQPLDTSRLWEDTNIRNDLTNILNQSRIEAGRSIVEPNYDLSMSAQRWAERNAMTDSFKPTPDNVVMVQSSLPSADAKAARFLGGWFNDPQSQEALGKSDLRHIGVGVASANGKTFAVIQLS
- a CDS encoding nicotinate phosphoribosyltransferase — encoded protein: MQSTALLTDMYELTMLQSALADNTAHRMCTFEVFARRLPNERRYGVVAGTARVLSAIKEFRFTEEQIQSLDFLNDETRDYLRSYSFSGQIDGYREGELYFPHSPILTVRGTFAECVILETVILSILNADSAIASAAARMVTAADGRPIIEMGSRRTHELAAVTASRAAYLAGFVATSNLEAVHRYGIPGSGTAAHAWTLLHINDDGSPNEAAAFQSQVDSHGVGTTLLVDTYDITQGVKTAIEVAGTELGAVRIDSGDLGVLTRQVRQQLDDLGAHNTKIIVSSDLDEYAIAGLRGDPVDGFGVGTSVVTGSGAPTASMVYKLVEVDGHPVAKRSRNKQSAGGTKRAIRTHRDTGTAVEEIVFPFDADMPDIGHLNATELTIPLMRDGEIVPGLATLSQSRDYLAKQLITLPWEGLALSKDEPVINTRYVGFSR
- a CDS encoding ATP-dependent DNA helicase, whose product is MSTELACTTEEVLTAAVDSIGGATRDGQVAMAQAVTRALETQRHLAVQAGTGTGKSLAYLVPAIRYAQLTDSTVIVSTATIALQRQLVERDLPRLADALEPILENRPTFAIMKGRHNYLCQNKVAHAESLANEEDALLDESEISWLGAQIARLYDWANETETGDRDSLEPGVSDLAWRQVSVSSKECIGASRCPHGDTCFAELARRQAKDVDIVVTNHAMLAIDAMLDINVLPEHDVVIIDEAHELDGRITSVSTMEISTTALTLTARRAGKLGAEGRDEKLKEVATQWEQSMLGVEPGRLVALPEQLGPTLTALRDCLWQLKQTIGQAPAGEAAHQPEQHAERLSLANHIEDQHDCVVRILEVFAQPDESQHSDVVWAVVDERRGTMLKVAPLSVAGLLHDRLFGSNTVVLTSATLTIGGNFAAMAASWGLPKGSWDHLDAGTPFDPAKSGILYTPRHIPEPGRDGLPQEMVDEIYDLIMAAGGRTLGLFSSRRAAMQATELLRPRLPFDILCQGDDTTGALVDRFAKQENTCLFGTLTLWQGVDVPGKSCSLVFMDRIPFPRPDDPLLQARKEAADAAGRNGFMEVAATHAALLMAQGAGRLLRHVTDRGVVAVLDKRIVEKRYGGFLLNSMPRFWRTTDKAVVTAALGRLVTG
- a CDS encoding AMP-binding protein — encoded protein: MDFPNVSLTRLLFDAAPPERTAIVSASGTRSYRELFQDIRQLAARLDISPGAVVGVQLPNGVDFVIAFHAVLSVGGVVTPVPMSATETDVAYQVKKTGAVMVITASELTRLRARPPIVQMSVTFEQATDLACLPMSSGTTGLPKAVMLTHRNLVANTMQFAQVVPVSPGERCLSVLPFSHIYGLTALLHTPLYLGATVIAQPFTAESFIQAHEQHDINVTFIAPPLATLLARHPLVDTTDFSSLHTIINGAAALPTATGAIVEKRAGARVIQGYGMTEAAPVTHLAQHGDTPMSSIGSVLPATEAKVVDPDTGMESGRGELWVRGPQVMAGYLSDVAATTATLVDGGWLRTGDIVIRDGEDFFVVDRLKDIIKSHGIQVSPQKLENIIVTIPGVVDCAVVRGFGADGEEQPVAVIVGDVAEATVMDAVAAQVTPAERIRQVRFTDSIPRSASGKILRRLLQDG
- a CDS encoding YwiC-like family protein, encoding MMGKIVRNRAWIPDQHGAWVMVFLPFTLGVIIARPHLIHLPLLIAWLVGYFCFFAASLWIKARPNRKAQYLPALITYASISAVAVLITVWLNPQLMWFGILFAPLVVVAAWEAIKHRPRSLISGLATVLASALMLPVTVAAAGADPWSVWARTLLVALYFCGTIPYVKTLIRNRQDPAWLQGSVGFHAVAVFIVAKLAWNQLVSWWALPLFLAYGLRAWWIPTMNRKWRPKQIGIGEMFASAALAAVVLVS
- a CDS encoding peptidyl-tRNA hydrolase; translation: MLDPQSEFFDTAFRRLQQAVTNRDWDKHGEDPSDPETIHAMQIVVNIPKLDPPPQLALVAAAAEATVRLCLDDRAGVGFEQGDGSFAAAIDAWYQHRIRKVTRRARNAAWERVQLVPGITASYDGAQARAIVPSAVHRVDPVVAKLQIGGTNVDDGNVDKRPSDCPHIYLDAGLDMSTGKLAAQAGHASMLLAANMSLDWVQEWARADFPLAVEKVDSQVFGQLLESTDVVVVRDAGFTEVAAGSATALAAPRAIL